The following coding sequences are from one Hymenobacter sp. DG25A window:
- a CDS encoding DUF1003 domain-containing protein, translated as MPPAPTFISDCSGREFPEADRISGRTIRQPILELIQKDQPHFSEDDYLALTELNEYRRKYIQNYLLKEVGQLSELEQTVLSNLQAQATLTDKLEDDVEPLTLGQRLADGMASFGGSWTFILSFLFFLLCWIVLNGFWMANRGFDPYPFILLNLLLSCVAAMQAPIIMMSQNRQEDKDRQRARKDYMINLKSELEIRMLHEKLDHLIMHQQQDMLEIQQIQVEIMNDILTKIEGSKLVT; from the coding sequence ATGCCTCCTGCTCCCACGTTCATCAGTGACTGCTCCGGCCGGGAGTTTCCCGAGGCCGACCGCATCAGTGGGCGTACCATACGGCAGCCTATTCTGGAGCTTATTCAAAAGGACCAGCCCCATTTTTCCGAGGACGACTACCTGGCCCTGACGGAGCTAAACGAGTACCGGCGCAAGTACATCCAGAATTATCTACTGAAAGAGGTGGGCCAGCTTTCCGAGCTGGAGCAAACCGTGCTCAGCAACCTGCAGGCCCAGGCCACCCTCACCGATAAGCTGGAGGACGACGTAGAGCCCCTGACGCTGGGCCAGCGCCTGGCCGATGGCATGGCTTCGTTTGGCGGGAGCTGGACGTTTATCCTCTCCTTTCTGTTTTTTCTGCTGTGCTGGATTGTGCTGAACGGCTTCTGGATGGCCAACCGCGGCTTCGACCCCTACCCTTTTATTCTGCTGAATCTGCTGCTCTCGTGCGTGGCCGCTATGCAGGCGCCCATTATCATGATGAGCCAGAACCGCCAGGAGGACAAGGACCGGCAGCGCGCCCGCAAAGACTATATGATTAATCTGAAATCGGAGCTGGAAATCCGGATGCTGCACGAAAAGCTGGATCACCTGATTATGCATCAACAGCAGGATATGCTGGAAATTCAGCAGATTCAGGTAGAAATTATGAATGATATCCTGACGAAAATAGAAGGGTCTAAGCTGGTAACCTGA
- a CDS encoding MBL fold metallo-hydrolase RNA specificity domain-containing protein, producing the protein MNVSIQFLGAAQTVTGSKYVLTFSHGPLQQQLMVDCGLFQGLKELRLRNWDTLPISPSQVDTLVLTHAHIDHSGYLPRLVKEGFRGRILCTEATRDLLEIMLLDSAKLQEEEAAFANAKGYSKHHPALPLYTTEDVQQVLPLLVSCPYNMPVQALNQVSVLFREAGHILGAAIVETLVQGEQQEKKLVFSGDLGRYDDPVMFDPTAITQADVLLVESTYGDRNNRVPDPEEELAAVVNQALGRGGVLVIAAFAVGRTQTMLYYLKRLRQQNRVPHVPVYVDSPMGIRVSGLYPRYPGQHRLGHGNIFDFDGLRFVTDVPESKSLNLLEQGAIIISASGMCTGGRIVHHLHHRLPRPQDTVLLIGFQAEGTRGRRLLEGEPQIKMYGDMVPVLCQVQQLNGFSAHADRDELLRWLGNFEQAPKRTFIVHGEPLSSAALAQGIQDQLGWPAPIQPRYLETYSLFEGI; encoded by the coding sequence ATGAACGTTAGCATCCAATTCCTGGGCGCCGCCCAAACCGTAACGGGCTCCAAGTATGTCCTCACGTTCAGCCACGGCCCGCTTCAGCAGCAGCTTATGGTAGACTGCGGCCTGTTCCAGGGCCTGAAGGAGCTGCGCCTCCGCAACTGGGATACCCTGCCCATCAGCCCCAGCCAGGTGGATACCCTGGTGCTCACCCACGCCCACATCGACCACAGCGGCTACCTGCCCCGCCTGGTAAAAGAGGGCTTCCGGGGCCGCATTCTCTGCACCGAAGCTACCCGCGACCTGCTGGAAATTATGCTGCTGGACTCCGCCAAGCTGCAGGAGGAAGAAGCCGCCTTTGCCAATGCCAAAGGCTACTCCAAGCATCACCCCGCGCTGCCGCTCTACACCACCGAGGACGTACAGCAGGTGCTACCCCTATTGGTGAGTTGCCCCTATAATATGCCCGTGCAGGCCCTCAACCAGGTTTCCGTGCTCTTCCGGGAGGCGGGTCACATTCTGGGCGCGGCTATTGTGGAGACGCTGGTGCAGGGCGAGCAGCAGGAGAAAAAGCTGGTATTTTCCGGCGACCTGGGCCGCTACGACGACCCCGTAATGTTTGACCCCACCGCTATTACCCAGGCCGATGTGCTGCTGGTAGAATCCACCTACGGCGACCGGAATAACCGCGTGCCGGACCCGGAGGAAGAGCTGGCGGCCGTGGTAAACCAGGCGCTGGGGCGGGGCGGGGTGCTGGTTATTGCGGCCTTTGCCGTGGGCCGCACCCAAACCATGCTGTATTACCTCAAGCGCCTGCGCCAGCAAAACCGGGTGCCCCACGTGCCGGTGTATGTTGATAGCCCCATGGGCATTCGGGTATCGGGGCTGTACCCGCGGTATCCGGGGCAGCACCGGCTGGGCCACGGCAATATTTTTGATTTTGACGGGCTGCGTTTTGTAACTGATGTGCCCGAGTCGAAGAGCCTGAATCTGCTGGAGCAGGGCGCCATCATTATTTCCGCCAGCGGCATGTGCACCGGCGGGCGCATTGTGCACCACCTGCACCACCGCCTGCCCCGCCCCCAGGATACGGTTTTGCTTATCGGCTTTCAGGCCGAGGGCACCCGGGGCCGCCGCCTGCTGGAAGGCGAGCCGCAGATTAAGATGTACGGCGACATGGTGCCCGTGCTCTGCCAGGTGCAGCAGCTCAACGGCTTCTCGGCCCACGCCGACCGCGACGAACTACTGCGCTGGCTGGGAAACTTTGAGCAGGCTCCCAAGCGTACTTTCATTGTGCATGGGGAGCCCCTGAGCTCCGCCGCGCTGGCCCAGGGCATACAGGACCAGCTGGGCTGGCCGGCCCCCATTCAGCCCCGGTACCTGGAAACCTATTCGCTTTTTGAAGGCATTTGA
- a CDS encoding universal stress protein yields the protein MADSLLVLTDFYPAANRALDYAANVASALHANLILLHVRRTSLLDAEFFTGAVSGQTQESARVALSRLAEELPVPAVTEVRKGRVAEEVAEAIEQHQPSLLVLGRPDVENVPEELVTTTSLEILRTRPYPMLVLPAHVATTERPRRVLVALDGDSFQLGDCNDLLRQLFKALHAELTVLHIVTQNETAARALNTLTQTGLTIDLAPVQTKAIRNHDPAEGILQAAKPEDYDMVMMVARPRSFLGKLFHRSVTAQVLLQSPLPVLIVPAIEE from the coding sequence ATGGCTGATTCTCTGCTGGTACTAACTGATTTTTATCCGGCGGCCAACCGCGCCTTGGACTATGCCGCCAATGTGGCCAGCGCGCTGCATGCCAATCTGATTTTACTGCACGTGCGCCGCACTTCACTGCTGGATGCCGAGTTCTTTACCGGCGCGGTTTCCGGCCAGACGCAGGAGTCGGCGCGGGTGGCGCTGAGCCGGTTGGCCGAGGAGCTGCCGGTGCCCGCCGTTACGGAGGTGCGCAAGGGGCGCGTGGCAGAGGAGGTAGCCGAGGCTATTGAGCAGCACCAGCCCAGCCTGCTGGTGCTGGGCCGCCCTGATGTAGAAAATGTGCCCGAAGAGCTGGTGACCACCACCTCGCTGGAAATTCTACGGACCAGGCCCTATCCCATGCTGGTGCTGCCGGCCCATGTGGCCACTACTGAGCGCCCGCGCCGCGTGCTGGTAGCCCTGGACGGGGACTCTTTCCAACTGGGCGACTGCAACGACCTGCTGCGCCAGCTCTTCAAGGCGCTGCACGCGGAGCTCACCGTGCTGCACATTGTCACGCAGAATGAAACCGCGGCCCGGGCCCTCAATACCTTAACCCAGACCGGCCTCACCATTGACCTGGCCCCCGTGCAAACCAAAGCCATTCGCAACCACGACCCCGCCGAGGGCATTCTGCAGGCCGCCAAACCGGAGGACTATGATATGGTGATGATGGTAGCCCGCCCGCGTAGCTTTCTGGGAAAGCTGTTTCACCGGAGCGTAACCGCGCAGGTGCTGCTGCAAAGCCCGCTTCCCGTGCTGATAGTGCCCGCTATCGAGGAGTAA
- a CDS encoding ribose-phosphate pyrophosphokinase → MRPLLLALPGNEALTQELAYQLGTSLADYTLRSFPDGETYVQLHTPVAGRTLVLVCTLAQPNPQLVPLYFLAETARDLGARRVYLLAPYLAYMRQDARFQPGEGITSAYFARLLSGFLDGLLTVAPHLHRWHQLRDIYSMPTQALHATGPLAQYVRMQVTQPVLIGPDSESKQWVAAIAREAGCPFLVLNKQRHGDRSVKIAPPDVARFQHHTPVVVDDIISTARTMIATVQHLRRAGLPAPVCLGIHALFVGASYQELMAAGAGPVVTCNTVPHPSNAINLAPLLADALARLPG, encoded by the coding sequence ATGCGGCCGCTGCTACTTGCTCTGCCCGGCAACGAAGCCCTCACCCAAGAGCTGGCCTACCAACTGGGCACCTCCCTGGCCGACTACACCCTGCGCAGCTTCCCCGATGGCGAAACCTATGTGCAGTTGCACACCCCGGTAGCCGGCCGCACGCTGGTGCTGGTGTGCACGCTGGCGCAGCCAAATCCGCAGCTGGTGCCGCTGTATTTTCTGGCTGAAACTGCCCGCGACCTGGGGGCGCGCCGCGTGTATCTGCTGGCGCCTTATTTGGCCTATATGCGGCAGGATGCGCGCTTTCAGCCGGGTGAAGGCATTACCTCCGCCTACTTTGCCCGGCTGCTTTCCGGTTTTCTGGATGGCCTACTGACGGTAGCGCCCCATCTGCACCGCTGGCACCAGCTGCGGGATATTTACTCTATGCCTACCCAGGCCCTGCACGCCACGGGCCCGTTAGCGCAGTATGTACGCATGCAAGTAACCCAGCCGGTTTTAATAGGCCCCGACAGTGAAAGCAAGCAATGGGTAGCGGCCATAGCCCGGGAGGCCGGTTGCCCCTTCCTCGTGCTCAACAAACAGCGCCACGGCGACCGAAGCGTGAAAATAGCCCCGCCGGATGTAGCCCGCTTTCAGCACCACACGCCGGTAGTGGTAGATGACATTATTTCCACGGCGCGCACCATGATAGCCACCGTGCAGCACCTGCGCCGGGCCGGGCTGCCTGCCCCGGTATGCCTGGGCATTCACGCGCTGTTTGTGGGTGCGTCCTATCAGGAGCTGATGGCGGCCGGCGCCGGGCCCGTGGTAACGTGCAACACCGTGCCGCATCCTTCCAACGCCATCAATCTGGCTCCTTTATTAGCGGATGCCTTAGCCAGGCTGCCCGGGTAA
- a CDS encoding thymidine phosphorylase family protein: protein MNSPAPLLPPPVVQPASDQLHLRRMGIDTRNEHVVFLRSDSPVCHAEGFQALSRLKVMANGHTIIASLNTIIGNTLLEPHEVGVSEVVWEHLHARPGDEVHLMHLPPLETMHRVRAKMYGRRLLPEDYHAIMRDIAAERYSNVELAAFVTACVRDFSTEETIGLTQAMIAAGRQLHWPAHVVADKHSIGGLPGNRTTPIVVAIVAAAGLLMPKTSSRAITSPAGTADAMEVLTSVNLTLRQMRRVVAHHGACLAWGGAMQLSPADDILIRVERALDIDSPAQVVASVLSKKVAAGATHVVIDVPVGPTAKVRSLEEAQDMVALFRQVGQAVGLKVEVMLTDGSQPVGRGIGPALEARDVLAVLQNSPDAPPDLREKSLHLAATLLELTGHAAAGTGAAEAAMLLSSGKAWQKFQDICQAQGGLHFPKPAALHWDMVATRPGLVLTIDNRRLATLAKLAGAPWKASAGIDLHVRLRQPVQAGQVLFTLYAESPGELTYARDYLHDSTEPIIAY from the coding sequence ATGAATAGCCCTGCTCCGCTTCTGCCACCGCCCGTGGTACAGCCCGCTTCCGACCAGCTGCACCTGCGCCGCATGGGCATCGATACCCGCAACGAGCACGTGGTGTTTCTGCGCTCCGATTCGCCGGTATGCCACGCGGAAGGCTTTCAGGCCCTATCGCGCCTGAAGGTGATGGCCAACGGGCACACCATTATTGCCTCCCTGAACACCATTATCGGCAACACGCTGCTGGAGCCGCACGAAGTAGGCGTGTCGGAGGTGGTGTGGGAGCACCTGCACGCCCGCCCCGGCGACGAAGTGCACCTGATGCACTTACCGCCGCTGGAAACCATGCACCGGGTGCGCGCCAAAATGTACGGCCGCCGCCTGCTGCCCGAAGACTACCACGCTATTATGCGTGATATTGCCGCCGAGCGGTATTCCAACGTAGAGCTGGCCGCTTTTGTAACTGCCTGCGTGCGCGACTTCTCCACCGAAGAAACCATTGGCCTCACGCAGGCCATGATTGCGGCCGGGCGGCAGCTGCATTGGCCGGCCCACGTCGTAGCCGATAAGCATTCCATTGGCGGGCTGCCCGGCAACCGCACCACGCCCATTGTAGTGGCTATTGTGGCGGCGGCCGGGCTGCTCATGCCCAAAACATCTTCCCGGGCCATTACCTCGCCGGCCGGCACCGCCGATGCCATGGAAGTGCTAACTTCCGTAAACCTGACGCTGCGCCAGATGCGCCGCGTGGTAGCCCACCACGGCGCCTGCCTGGCCTGGGGCGGGGCCATGCAGTTGAGTCCCGCCGATGATATTCTGATTCGGGTGGAGCGCGCCCTGGATATTGATAGTCCGGCCCAGGTGGTGGCCTCCGTGCTGTCCAAGAAAGTGGCCGCCGGGGCTACCCATGTGGTAATTGATGTACCCGTGGGCCCCACCGCCAAGGTGCGCAGCCTGGAGGAAGCGCAGGATATGGTGGCCCTGTTCCGGCAGGTAGGGCAGGCTGTGGGGCTGAAAGTAGAAGTGATGCTGACCGATGGCAGCCAGCCCGTGGGGCGCGGCATTGGCCCGGCCCTGGAAGCCCGCGACGTGCTGGCCGTGCTCCAGAACAGCCCCGATGCACCGCCGGACCTACGCGAAAAATCCCTGCACCTGGCGGCCACCCTGCTGGAGCTTACCGGGCACGCCGCCGCTGGCACCGGCGCCGCGGAGGCGGCCATGCTGCTTTCCTCGGGCAAAGCCTGGCAGAAGTTTCAGGACATTTGCCAGGCCCAGGGCGGCCTGCACTTTCCTAAGCCTGCGGCGCTGCACTGGGATATGGTAGCCACCCGCCCGGGCCTGGTGCTCACCATTGACAACCGCCGCCTGGCTACGCTGGCCAAGCTGGCCGGTGCCCCCTGGAAGGCCAGCGCCGGTATTGATCTGCACGTGCGGCTGCGCCAGCCGGTGCAGGCCGGGCAGGTGCTGTTTACGCTGTATGCAGAAAGCCCCGGCGAGCTAACCTACGCCCGCGACTATCTGCACGACTCCACAGAACCTATCATTGCCTACTAA
- a CDS encoding cyclic nucleotide-binding domain-containing protein: MNPQRLVCAAGHRLYRAGEPARHVYWLERGTVGIWSRSPAGLFQVISAPALLGSEHVVASRCRYTVLALQPCQLTLLSQNSFRKLTREHPRLLCWLLCQFSQETLLTLPHYE; this comes from the coding sequence ATGAACCCGCAGCGCCTGGTTTGCGCGGCCGGCCACCGCCTTTACCGCGCCGGCGAGCCGGCCCGCCATGTGTACTGGCTGGAGCGGGGCACGGTGGGTATCTGGTCCCGGAGCCCGGCGGGGCTGTTCCAGGTGATTTCGGCGCCGGCGCTGCTGGGCAGCGAGCATGTGGTGGCCAGCCGGTGCCGGTACACGGTGCTGGCCCTGCAGCCCTGCCAGCTCACGCTGCTCAGCCAGAATAGCTTCCGCAAACTAACCCGGGAGCACCCGCGGCTGCTCTGCTGGCTGCTCTGCCAGTTCAGCCAGGAAACCCTGCTTACTCTCCCGCACTATGAATAG
- a CDS encoding Crp/Fnr family transcriptional regulator: protein MSCCQPEELEMLSLVKTAQVYQRGQVIFQENGRPMGLYCIHSGKIKVMKVGGDGKEQIIRLAREGDLLGYRGLLAGNSHSASAVALEESVVCCIPRAEFFRLIEQNVRFATSLMQLLSRALGDAEERMLHLAYKPVRERLAEALLLLARTYQQQNQEPVSIPISRDDLASLVGTAKETTSRFVSEFRDEGVLQARGSLITILNPARLAEISTRYD from the coding sequence ATGTCCTGCTGCCAGCCGGAGGAGTTGGAGATGCTTTCCCTGGTAAAAACGGCACAGGTGTATCAGCGGGGACAGGTTATTTTTCAGGAGAATGGCCGCCCAATGGGGCTGTACTGCATTCATTCGGGCAAGATTAAGGTGATGAAAGTGGGCGGCGATGGTAAGGAGCAGATTATCCGGCTGGCCCGGGAGGGTGATTTGCTGGGGTATCGGGGGCTGCTGGCCGGCAACAGCCACTCCGCCTCGGCGGTGGCGCTGGAAGAGTCGGTGGTGTGCTGCATTCCGCGCGCGGAGTTCTTCCGGTTGATTGAGCAGAATGTGCGCTTTGCCACCTCCCTCATGCAGCTGCTATCCAGAGCCCTGGGCGATGCCGAAGAGCGGATGCTGCACCTGGCCTACAAGCCCGTGCGGGAGCGGCTGGCCGAAGCCCTGCTCCTGCTGGCCCGCACGTATCAGCAGCAAAACCAGGAGCCCGTGAGCATTCCTATTTCCCGCGACGACCTGGCCTCACTGGTGGGTACGGCCAAGGAAACTACTAGCCGGTTTGTGTCGGAATTTCGGGATGAAGGCGTGCTGCAGGCGCGCGGCAGCCTGATTACCATCCTGAACCCGGCCCGCCTGGCCGAGATTTCTACTCGCTACGATTAA
- a CDS encoding universal stress protein, translating to MSASLVVLTDFLAVSNCALSYAATLAVPLHAHLVLLHLRHDGLLSPEEYSRQHSPQGEKQLEQALGKLVNTLAVPAEVEISEEFLPDAVTDTVHHHHPLMLVLGRPGTATSPTELISVTVMDLLRTAPYPLLIVPTMGWEVQPPTHLLLAVDGQEFTLGTHAGVVEKLRAAFGARLSVAHITSPTDPQPPMSRETVWSVCASGLASDLTSADVHELKYPSVAEGILQAGTELRADMLVLIARRHSLLGSLFHRSVTAQVIRDSMLPILVLPSPD from the coding sequence ATGAGTGCCTCCTTAGTTGTTTTAACCGATTTTCTGGCGGTATCTAACTGCGCCCTGTCGTATGCGGCCACGCTGGCCGTGCCCCTGCATGCCCACCTGGTACTGCTACACCTGCGCCACGATGGACTGCTTTCCCCCGAGGAGTACAGCCGGCAGCACTCGCCACAGGGTGAGAAGCAGCTGGAGCAGGCCCTGGGCAAGCTGGTGAATACCCTGGCCGTGCCGGCCGAAGTAGAGATTTCCGAAGAGTTTTTGCCCGATGCCGTGACCGATACCGTGCATCATCACCACCCGCTGATGCTGGTGCTGGGCCGCCCCGGCACCGCCACCTCGCCCACAGAGCTGATCAGCGTTACGGTAATGGACCTGCTGCGCACGGCGCCCTACCCGTTGCTGATTGTGCCCACCATGGGCTGGGAAGTACAGCCGCCCACGCACCTGCTGCTGGCGGTAGATGGGCAGGAGTTTACCCTGGGAACTCACGCCGGCGTGGTGGAAAAGCTGCGCGCGGCATTTGGAGCGCGGCTTTCCGTAGCGCACATCACCAGTCCCACCGATCCGCAGCCACCTATGTCGCGCGAAACGGTGTGGAGCGTGTGCGCCAGCGGTCTGGCCTCTGACCTTACCTCCGCCGATGTACACGAGCTGAAGTACCCATCAGTAGCGGAAGGTATTCTGCAGGCCGGCACCGAGCTGCGGGCCGATATGCTGGTCCTCATTGCCCGGCGGCACAGCCTGCTGGGAAGCCTGTTTCACCGCAGCGTAACCGCCCAGGTTATCCGGGACAGCATGTTGCCTATACTGGTGCTGCCCTCCCCGGATTAA